In the Ranitomeya imitator isolate aRanImi1 chromosome 2, aRanImi1.pri, whole genome shotgun sequence genome, TTTATATGCACGGTCATCATGGTGACGCCACAAAGAATGATGGTGGAGCAACACAAATCGGATCACATGGTGATAGAAGCGTCCGGGACGTATCACATCTCCGAAAGCTGAAGGTTTCTCCACATAAATATGATGCATAGATTAGATGATACGACTTGTCCATGTAGCAAGGGTGGCACTTTATGCAGTTCTACCTTATAGCCTGCAGATGGGGCTGTACTGTATGTTATTGCTAAGAAACTGTCTGAAATCATATATATTACAGGATTACAATTTGCTATTTACAAACTGTTGTCACTCCTGGCAATAAGGATGCCCACCTTTTATATAGTTGTTGTTGGTGTCTGCAGTATTGCTAGTAACACATCAATGCTGTATAGTTAGAATAATACATTAAGTGTAACAGCGCCCCCTTGTGGCAGTACCTCATTATTACTGGGGGAGTTTTCGAACACATTATTGGACCCTTTATGGTGCAAACCGTTCTCCCTTAGTACTAAAAATATTAATTACATTTTACCTAGACCAGAAATCGCACCAtaatgtatcactcccatcatcctcaGACTGCAGTGCAACTACCAAAATGATAGTTTTGAGTGCAGCAATGTAAGATTTTGTATTTGGCACTTACTATGAAAGCTGTGGACTGGAAATACCCTAGTCAGTAGGTGGAGTAATGCGGTATGGCGTATCGAGCCCAACACAAGGACACCCCCACAGGTACATTTAGTGGGAGATGTTGATTCCCCCATAGGTTGTACATGATCCAGTGTATTTATATAAACCGATGCCCATGACGGATACAAGGGAGTCCGGCCTCCCAGTCTGTCCCAGTGTCCCATATGTCACTGCTGGTTTGATGCTGGTTTGTGCCTGTCAGTGTCCTCATTAATTCGTCCTATTAGAAATTTCCAAACGAAGCTATaaagaaaagacaaaaaaaacaaaaaatgaataACTATATAAATCTCCAACAATGGACCAGAGTGAAGTTCTGCACAGAAAGTGaacagaattatgaatgcagctctggatgttacTAGGGTATAAAACATGAAGCAAGGTCTGGCAATTTATTCATATTGATTCACGTTTCCATGCGTTAACCTCTTGTATACCTTGACTAAGCAGCTGCAGATTGCGGACTTCCTCGCGTACTTGCAGCTGTAATACCTGCTGCAGAACTTCTTGCCGCTGAGACTCATGGATGATCCCCATGCGCTGTAACTTCTCAGCGTTGAGCCTCAGCAGAGCTCGGCCTGAGAGGGGAGGAAACATGGAGGGGAATGTGAGATTCCTCTGCTGGCGAGGTTACTAAATGCTTAATAAATTATGTATAATACATCGTAGTAAATGGAGCGTGCCGAATGGAACGGTAAACAGACGACTCTCAGTTTCTACAGTGCGGGATCCAGGTGATCTCATCTGACTCCTGGTCCATGATCCACTAGggttatgtatgtacagtatatgtgactcCGTGTAGCACGTAAAATTAGCCATCATAAGGACTCGTGCACAGTCACGACCATGTTTTAAGTCCGAGTgagatccgacaaaacatcagatggcattcggaccaatgttattctatggggccgtgcatatgtctgatttttttcttggaccaagtctgtccaaggaaaaaaattgcagcgtgTTCGATTTGCATCCAATATTCGTATCACACTCAGCCGTGCAAGTCAATGGGTCGGtcaaaaaaaattggactgcacttggatgacatctgagtgcagtccgattttcactgactgacagaatggagaagatggagccaTTTTTTTATATCTATCTTCTCCTCATCTAAGAAAATCGTATCACAGAGTGTGATTAGTATAATTTTTTATTCATCAGCAGATCCAGGTATATCTGGTGAGATGTGCTGACAATCTGATGTCTGCGGTGGCCATAAACATAAGAAGTGGCCTTACACATTAGGTAAAGAAAGTACAAAACATACTGGAGCTCAATGAGCCAAATTGCTGGTACCCACAATAATTAGGTGGCTACCAGAGCTGTCTGAAAAGTGACTGAAACACATAACCAGTCGGACAGGCAGAGTATGGAAGCAATGGGAGAAATAGCTGGGAGCCGAACCAGAATTTGGCCTAAAGTTCTATAAATGTGTCATACGCATTAAATGGAGGTCGGCTGAACCTGACGATTTCGGGATTGCAGCCACAGTCGCCATGTAGCCCCAGCATAGGGTGTATGGGTCTGCAGAGAAGCCTTTATAGGTCGTAATGATAATCTCTGTAGATCCTGATGCCTTCCTGTAGATGCAGGTTCTCTCCTCTCAACAGATCTGAAGCGTTTCTAGagccggccatacacattagatggctgtcgggtGAACAATGCTGCAGCTGATCGCTCGGCTGACAGCCATATCAGCCGTCTCTCCCATGTCCAGAAGGGCTTGTTCGGCCAtgagctcctgtgttctctatgaaaaagCCGTCGACTGACACATCGGCCGTCAGATTATCTCAGGGACAACAATGCGATCAGAAGATCGAAAAGATCAACATATCCaactatctacagttaggtccatatatatttggacagagacaacatttttctaattttggctatagacattaccacaatgaattttaaacaaaacaattcagatgcagttgaagttcagactttcagctttcatttgagggtatcaacattaaaattggatgaagggtttaggagtttcagctccttaacatgtgccaccctgtgttgaaagggaccaaaaataattggacagattaaataattttaaataaaatgttcatttttagtacttggttgaaaaccctttgttggcaatgactgcctgaagtcttgaactcatggacatcaccagacaatgtgtttcctcctttttgatgctctgccaggccttcactgtggtggttttcagttgctgtttgtttgtgggcctttctgtctgaagtttagtctttaacaagtaaaatgcatgctcaattgggttgagatcaggtgactgacttggccattcaataatattccacttctttgctttaaccccttagtgacagagccaatttggtacttaatgaccaggccaatttttgcaattctgaccactgtcactttatgaggttataactctggaacgcttcaacggatcccgctgattctgagattgttttttcgtgatatattgtacttcatgttagtggtaacatttcttcgatattacttgcgattatttatgaaaaaaacggaaatatggcgaaaatttttaaaattttgcaattttcaaactttgtatttttatgcccttaaatcagagagatatgtcatgaaaaatagttaataaataacatttcccacatgtctactttacatcagcacaattttggaaacaaaatttttttttgttagggagttataagggttaaaagttgaccagcaatttctcatttttacaacaccatttttttttagggaccacatcacatttgaagtcattttgaggggtctatatgatagaaaataatgaattgtgacaccattctaaaaactacacccctcaaggttctcaaaaccacattcaagaagtttattaaccctttacgtgcttcacaggaactgaaacaatgtggaaggaaaaaatgaacatttaacttttttttgcaaacatcttaattcagaaccattttttttattttcacaagtgtaaaaacagaaatgtaaccataaattttgttatgcaatttctcctgaatacgccaataccccatatgtgggggtaaaccactgttagggcgcaccacagaacttagaagtgaaggagcgccgtttgactttttcaatgcagaattggctggaattgagatcggacaccatgtcacgtttagagagcccctgatgtgcctaaacagtggaaactccccacaagtgacaccattttggaaactagaccccttaaggaacttatctagatgtgtggtgagcactttgaacccccaagtgcttcacagaagtttataacgtagagccgtgaaaataaaaaatcgcttttgtttacacaaaaatgatcttttcgcccacaaattcttattttcacaagggtaacaggagaaattagaccacaaaagttgttgtgcgatttctcctgaatacgtcgataccccatatgtgagggtaaaccactgtttgggcgcaccgcagagcttggaagtgaaggagcgccgttttactttttcaatgttgaattggctggaattgagattggacgccatgtcgcgtttggagagcccctgatgtgcctaaacagtggaaaccccccacaagtgacaccattttggaaactagaccccttaaggaacttatctagatgtgtggcgcgcactttgaacccccatgtgcttcacagaagtttataacgtagagccgtgaaaaaaaaaaattgcattttttctacaaaaatgattttttgcccacaaatttttattttcacaagggtaacaggagaaattagaccacgaaaattgttgtgcaatttctcctgagtacgtcgatacccaatatgtgggggtaaaccactgtttgggcgcaccgcagagcttggaagagaaagagtgccgttttactttttcaatgtagaattggctggaattgagatcggacgccatgtcgcgtttggagagcccctgatgtgcctaaacagtagaaatcccccacaagtgaccccattatggaaactagaccccccatggaacttatctagatgtgtggtgagaaccttgaatgcccaagtgcttcacagaagtttataatgcagagccgtgaaaataaaaaatattttttttccacaaaaaaagatattgtagcccccaagtttttattttcacaagggtaacaggagaaattggactgcaatagttgttgttcaatttatcccgagtacgctgatgtgccatatgtgggggtaaaccactgtttgggcgcacggcagagctcggaagggaaggagcgcctttttggaatgcagactttgatagaatggtctgtgggcattatgttgcgattgcagagcccctgatgtacctaaactgtagtaaccccccacaagtgaccccattttggaaactagaccccccaaggaacttatctagatgtgtggtgagaactttaaatgcccaagtgcttcacagaagtttagaatgcagagtcgtgaaaataaaaaatatttttttttttcacaaaaaagattttgtagcccccaagtttttattttcacaagggtaacaagagaaattggaccccagaagttgttgtccattttatcccgagtacgctgatgccccatatgtgggggtaacccactgtttgggcgcacggcagagctcagaagggagggagcaccatttgactttttgagcgcaaaattggctgtcgtgtttggagaccccctgatgtacctaaacagtggaaaccccccaattctagctccaaccctaaccccaacacacccctaaccctaatcccaacctcatccataatcctaatcactaaccctaaccataatcacaacccttaccccaaacaaccctaatgtcaaccctaaccataaccctaatcaaaaccctaaatccaacacacccctaatcctaatctcaaccctaacctcaaacctaaccctaatcccaatacacccctaatcacaaccctaaccgtaaccctaatgccaaccctaaccctaataccaaccctaatccaaaccctaaccctaatcccagctctaaccctaactttagccccaaccctagccctaactttagccccaaccctaaccctagccctagggctactttcacacttgcgtcgtttggcattccgtcgcaatccgtcgttttggacaagaaacggatcctgcaaatgtgccggcaggatgcgttttttgcccatagacttgtattgccgacggatcgtgacggatggccacacgtcgcgtccgtcgtgcactggatcagttgtgttttggcggagcgtcggcacaaaaaaacgttcaatgaaacgttttattgtacgtcgcatccgccatttctgaccgcgcatgcgtggccgtaactccgccccctcctccccatgacatagattgggcagcggatgtgttgaaaaactacagctgctgcccacgttgtgcacaattttcacaacgtgcgtcggtatgtcgggccgacgcattgcgacggccccgtaccgacgtaagtgtgaaagaagcctaaccctaagtttagccccaaccttaaccctaaatttagccccaaccctagccctagccctagccctacccctaaccctacccctaaccctaaccctacccctaattttagccccaactgctgttctcctgccggccggcagatggagacagatggcgggcgcactgggcatgccatgttctgctgccggcggccaggaggagcagcaagaggatccagggacctaggtgagtatgctagggtccccgaatccccctatttctctgtcctcttctgaggacagagaattacactttacttttttttttttttttttgcggtcgccggtaaacagttaattaccggcgatcgcaaaacaggggtcggtaataccgaccccgatcatgctctttggggtctcggctacccccggcagccgagaccccaaagattctcccggtgccggccggcgggcgcactgcgcatgcgcccgccattttgaagatggcggcgcccaccgggagacacgaggagcatcgggggagctaggtgagtattggggggccacctgggaccccttttctctgtcctccgatgtgcgatcacatcggaggacagagaaattaaaaagagatcgctttttttttttttgcgatcgccggtaaacggttaattaccggcgatcgcaaatgcggggtgggttaaaaaccccccaaatcatgttctctggggtctcggctaccctcggcagccgagaccccggagaaaatcggcctctggggggcgctatggactttttccacagcgccgttaattaacggcgctgtggtttaagtacccttagcggccgccgttaaaaggcgtatcggcggtcgctaaggggttaataaactcctgggtttctttggctttatgttttgggtcattgtccatctgtggtatgaaacgacgaccaatcagtttggctgcatttggctggatctgagcacacagtatggctctgaatacctcagaattcattcggctgcttctgtccggtgtcacgtcatcaataaacactagtgacccagtgccactggcagccatgcatgcccaagccatcacactgcctccgccgtgttttacaggtgatgtggtatgctttggatcatgagctgtaccacgccttcgccatacttttctctttccatcattctggtagaggttgatcttggtttcatctgtccaaagaatgttcttccagaactgtgctggcttttttagatgttttttagcaaagtccagtccagcgtttttattcttgatgcttatgagtggcttgccccgtgcagtaaaccctctgtatttactttcatgcagtcttctctttatggtagatttggatattgagacgcctacctcctggagagtgttggtcacttggttggctgtagtgaaggggtttctcttcaccatggagattattctgcgatcatcgaccactgttgtcttccgtgggcgcccaggtctttttgcattgatgagttcaccagtgatttctttctttctcagtatgtaccaaactgtagattttgccactcctaatattgtagcaaattctcggatgggttttttctgttttcgcagcttaaggatggcttgtttcacctgcatggagagctcctttgaccgcatgtttacttcacagcaaaaccttccaaatgcaagcaccatacctcaaatcaactccaggccttttatctgcttaattgagaatgacatatcgaagggattgcccacacctgtccatgacatagccttggagtcaattgtccaattacttttggtccctttaaaaaccgagtggcacatgttaaggagctgaaactcctaaacccttcttccaattttattgtggataccctcaaatggaagctgaaagtctgaacttcaactgcatctgaattgttttgtttaaaattaattgtggtaatgtctataaccaaaattagaaaaatgttgtctctgtccaaatatatatggacctaactgtatattggcaGGTTCAgcagacattagtctaatgtgtatggagccttAACATCTATTCTCTCCTTTCCATGGATTCCTATATGTGGATTATGTTCCCTAGAGATCTGCAGTCTCTCTTCTTTAATAAAGCCTTGTCTCATCATTCCTCTGTACAGGTATACTCCTGCATCTATAGATCCTAATTCCCTCGTTTTCTATAGATCTAGATTCTCAAGTTTTCATAGGTCCTTGGTCCCTCCTATTTCTATGGATCCCTATTCTCCCCTTTTTATAGTTCCTAGTTTCTCCTCTTTCTATAGATCCCTTTTCTCTCCTCTATCATAAATCCCTTATTTCCCCTCTTTATATAGATTCTTTAGATCCTTGTTCTTTCCTCTTTCTACAGATTTCCATTCTCCCCTCTTTCTATGGATCCTGATTATTTTTATAGATCTCTATTTGCGCTTCTTTCTATATATCCCTTTCTCTCTTCTTTCTGTAGATCTCTTTTTTGTTCCTCTTTCTATAGAtcctttttctttcttctttctatAGATCCTAGTTATTTTCTTTCTATAGATCCTTGTTTCCATCTCTTTTTATAGATCTCTATTCGATCTTCTTTCTACAGATCTTGTTCCTTCCCCTTTCTATAGATCTTGTTCACTCCCCTTTCTATAGATCTTGTTTCCTTCTCTTTCTATAGATCCTGATTCCCTCTTCTTTTCATAGACCTCTATTCACTCTTCTTTCTATAGATCTTGTTCCCTCCTGTTTTTATAGATCCTTATTCCCTCCTCTTTCTATAGATCTTGTTCCCTCTTATTTCTATAGATCTTGTTCCCTCCTCTTTCTATAGATCTTGTTCCCTCCTCTTTCTATAGATCTTGTTCCCTCCTCTTTCCCTTATTCCCTCTTCTTTCTATATATCTTGTTCCCTCCTCTTTCTATAGATCTTGTTCCCTCCTCTTTCTATAGATCTTGTTCCCTCCTCTTTCCCTTATTCCCTCTTATTTCTATAGATCTTGTTCCCTCCTCTTTCTATAGATCTTGTTCCCTCCTCTTTCTATAGATCTTATTCCCTCCTCTTTCCCTTATTCCCTCTTATTTCTATAGATCTTGTTCCCTCCTCTTTCTATAGATCTTGTTCCCTCCTCTTTCTATAGATCTTGTTCCCTCCTCTTTCTATAGATCTTGTTCCCTCCTCTTTCTATAGATCTTGTTCCCTCCTCTTTCTATAGATATTGTTCCCTCCTCTTTCTATAGATCTTGTTCCCTCCTCTTTCCCTTATCCCCTCTTCTTTCTATAGATCTTGTTCCCTCCTCTTTCTATAGATCTTGTTCCCTCCTCTTTCTATAGATCTTGTTCCCTCCTCTTTCTATAGATCTTGTTCCCTCCTCTTTCTATAGATCTTGTTCCCTCCTCTTTCTATAGATATTGTTCCCTCCTCTTTCTATAGATCTTGTTCCCTCCTCTTTCCCTTATCCCCTCTTCTTTCTATAGATCTTGTTCCCTCCTCTTTCTATAGATCTTGTTCCCTCCTCTTTCTATAGATCTTGTTCCCTCCTCTTTCTATAGATCTTGTTCCCTCCTCTTTCTATAGATCTTGTTCCCTCCTCTTTCCCTTATCCCCTCTTCTTTCTATAGATCTTGTTCCCTCCTCTTTCTATAGATCTTGTTCCCTCCTCTTTCTATAGATCTTGTTCCCTCCTCTTTCCCTTATCCCCTCTTCTTTCTATAGATCTTGTTCCCTCCTCTTTCTATAGATCTTGTTCCCTCCTCTTTCTATAGATCTTGTTCCCTCCTCTTTCTATAGATCTTGTTCCCTCCTCTTTCTATAGATCTTGTTCCCTCCTCTTTCTATAGATCTTGTTCCCTCCTCTTTCTATAGATCTTGTTCCCTCCTCTTTCTATAGATCTTGTTCCCTCCTTTTTCTATAGATCTTGTTCCCTCCTCTTTCTACAGATCTTGTTCCCTCCTCTTTCTATAGATCTTGTACCCTCGTATTTCTATAGATCTTGTTCCCTCCTCTTTCCCTTATTCCCTCTTCTTTCTACAGATCTTGTTCCCTCCCCTTTCTATAGATCTTGTTCCCTCCTCTTTCTATAGATCTTGTTCCCTCCCCTTTCTATAGATCTTGTTCCCTCCTCTTTCTATAGATCTTGTTCCCTCCCCTTTCTATAGATCTTGTTCCTTCCTCTTTCTATAGATCTTGTTCCATCCTCTTCCTATAGACCTCTATTTGTTCTTCTTTCTATAGATCTTATAACCGCCTCTTTCTATAGATCCTTATTCCCTCTTCTTTTCATAGACCTCTATTCACTCTTCTTTTTATAGATCCTTGTTCCCTCTTCTTTCTTTATAGATCTTGTTCCCTCCCCTTTCTATAGATCTTGTTCCCTCCCGTTTCTATAGGTCTTGTTCCCCCCTCTTTCTATAGATCCTGATTCTCTCCTCTTCCTATAGACCTCTATTCGCTCTTGTTTCTATAGATCTTGTTCCCTCCTCTTTCTATATATCGTTATTCTCTCTTCATTTGATAGATACTGATTCCCTCTTCTTTCTATAGATCCTGATTCTCTCCTCTTCCTATAGACCTCTATTCGCTCTTCTTTCTATAGATCTTGTTCCCTCCTCTTTCTATAGATCTTGTTCCCTCCCGTTTCTATAGGTCTTGTTCCCCCCTCTTTCTATAGATCCTGATTCTCTCCTCTTCCTATAGACCTCTATTCGCTCTTGTTTCTATAGATCTTGTTCCCTCCTCTTTCTATAGATCCTGATTCTCTCCTCTTCCTATAGACCTCTATTCGCTCTTCTTTCTATAGATCTTGTTCCCTCCTCTTTCTATATATCGTTATTCTCTCTTCATTTGATAGATACTGATTCCCTCTTCTTTCTATAGATCCTGATTCTCTCCTCTTCCTATAGACCTCTATTCGCTCTTCTTTCTATAGATCTCGTTCCCTCCTCTTTCTATAGATCTTGTTCCCTCCTCTTCCTATAGACCTCTATTCGCTCTTCTTTCTATAGATCTTGTTCCCTCCTCTTTCTATAGATCCTGATTCTCTCCTCTTCCTATAGACCTCTATTCCCTCTTCTTGCTATAGATCTTGTTCCCTCCTCATTCTATATATCGTTATTCTCTCTTCATTCGATAGATTCTGATTCCCTCTTCTTTCTCTAGATCCATATTCGCTCTTCTTCCTATAAGTGCTTATTTTATGATCCCTATGGAACTTAATTCTCCTCCCTTTGCAGCTTATAATTCGCTTCTTCTTATCtgagttttttcctccccttcagtTCATAATTTCACTGGTCCACTTGAGTCTTCCCCTTCCCTCCCCTCTTCCTAATCTTCATCGCTATCTCCTGGGGGTGGATTGCCCCCTTTCAGTATTTTATCCGCGCTGTACATTAAGACTTTTAGCCGGCGCGGCCTCGGGATACAGTTCTCACAGTGTCTGCTGGTGCGTGTCTGCAGGGATTTTACAGCAGTCAGATGCGCAGGACTGTAAGACGGCACACAATGGCCGTGACGTGCAGCCCGCCGGCTCCACAAATATACCAGGCAGCTGACTTCATAGCATGAACATTTGACATTCAGAAAGAGGGGCATCGTACCACAGGCTAGGACCCGACCTATGGCATACCCTGACAGGGAGGGTGTGTTAGCGGATGATGGGGGTAGTAGCTTCACAACAAGCAGTAAACCACTgacataggccggcgtcacactagcgagaaatacggacgagggagaggcgcaaaaacaacgcattgcacacggaccaatgtttctctatggggcagcttccatcagccgtatatttctcggccgtattttacgggctgagaaaatcgcagcatgctgggattgtcagcgtattccgagaaaaatacgccaatgaaagtctatgggggcgagaaaaatacggattacacatggaccacacATCTGCCTTGCGAGAAATGCGCACTGGTGTCCTATAGAAAacacggcaattcagtgcggtgtacagtaaaatcacactgacaggttagagtagaatagatcaaataaatgtctacacatagaataggtatatatactgtatatatatatatatatatatatactgtgtgtgtgtgtgtatatatatatatatatatatatatatatatatatatgtctcactgacatatatatatatatatatatagactgtatatatgttttcacgaatatttgaacctatgtatccattatatgtccattttgcaaggttgcaagaaaaaaacgcaatacggatgccatacggaggtttacatgcgcaaaatacgcagccacaccctgcctacgtatgacatacagatcactgttcagggaacatttctgcgtatttggtctgtaaaaaacggaccgtatttttatacgttatgtcTGACCCCGGCCATAGAATAAGTAACCTACAGAAGTGTGAATGAGCCAGGCCGAGCTACCTGTGATGGCGTGGTGAGAGAAGGCCTCCACGTAAGTGAGATAGTTGTGTGGACAATGTTTCTTCAGCCATTTGCACACGTCTTGCTGAGTCCACAGGACGACGGGTTTCGTGAGGCAGCTGAAGGACGGACTGGTGTGATATATGCCATATTGATCGCTGGGTCTGACCTGCGCAGGGGACAAATTGTGAATTACTCAATGCAGACAAGACACAGCACCAAACATTACATCCGTCTATTATCCCATTCTTAAAGGGGTCTGGCAAAAAAAAGTTATAACCTACAGTATGTGCAGGATCGGTAGTAGCTTATTGATCAGTggtgtctgaccactgggaccggcACCGATATGCAGAACGGGGAACTTTAATCCCCAAGTGGCATATTTAATCTTATATACCCAACAGCAGCTCTATTCATTCACTACGGGGCTTATGGAAAACGCCAAGTAGGGGTGAATgtacactgctgctccattctatCGGGGACCCGCTCTCCTGATTGGGGGTCGGACCCCCAATCAATCAATAAGCTATCACTTACATTGTGTGTGTTTTCTCTGGGCAACCCTCTTAACCAAGGTGTATTCTATGTCTGTGCAGAATAATATGCACCGCACACTTACATAACATGCACTGCACATACAAtgtatggccaaaagtattcaggtTTTTCATTGCCACAGGTAGCTAATAAAAATTGGGAAAAAATGTCTCAATCTAGAGAACTCCCTGAATTCTTGCATGGTTCTTTAATAGAGCGCCACCATTATAGCATGTCCGTTCATAACATTTCTTCccccttagggcagtctcacacgtccagataattccggtaccggaaaaatcggtaccggaattgtccgtgtgcccgtgcgtttatgtggcacatcagtgtggcacacgtgcggcacacgtgtgccgcccgtgtgctgactgggtac is a window encoding:
- the SAMD10 gene encoding sterile alpha motif domain-containing protein 10 — encoded protein: MFTDLRARIGEREPSGRGDYSPERGGMDAAAHFRFCRNLLEHTVSAENLNHRFRREIGNSLTWHDGRGHRPAGSRTIKLLKQPGTEVSQVRPSDQYGIYHTSPSFSCLTKPVVLWTQQDVCKWLKKHCPHNYLTYVEAFSHHAITGRALLRLNAEKLQRMGIIHESQRQEVLQQVLQLQVREEVRNLQLLSQASFGNF